From the Agrobacterium larrymoorei genome, one window contains:
- a CDS encoding conjugal transfer protein TrbD — MAEAGSNLIRSRVHRALSRPNLLMGADRELVLLTALAAVILIFVVLTWYAALFGVAVWLIALAALRMMAKADPLMRRVYIRHISYKTFYRATSSPWRRY, encoded by the coding sequence ATGGCTGAAGCCGGTTCCAATCTCATCCGGTCGCGGGTGCACCGGGCGCTATCGCGTCCCAACCTGTTGATGGGCGCCGATCGCGAGCTCGTCTTGTTGACAGCTCTTGCCGCCGTCATCCTGATCTTCGTCGTTCTGACCTGGTACGCGGCGCTATTTGGCGTTGCAGTCTGGCTGATCGCGTTAGCTGCCCTTCGCATGATGGCCAAGGCGGATCCGCTCATGCGAAGGGTCTATATCAGGCATATCTCCTACAAGACCTTCTACCGCGCGACGTCGTCGCCGTGGCGCAGGTACTGA
- the trbC gene encoding conjugal transfer pilin TrbC, giving the protein MSHKIKFILTAVVFAAAAASLCEPALASSGRGGLPWESPLQQIQQSITGPVAGFIALAAVAIAGAMLIFGGELNDFARRLCYVALVGGVLLGATQIVALFGATGASIGDAPAQAEQHTPEPSVSATKAGEGAHG; this is encoded by the coding sequence ATGTCGCATAAGATTAAATTCATCTTGACTGCGGTGGTATTTGCCGCTGCAGCGGCAAGCCTTTGCGAACCCGCGCTCGCCTCTTCCGGGCGAGGGGGCCTGCCCTGGGAATCGCCGCTTCAGCAAATCCAGCAGTCGATCACCGGACCCGTAGCGGGCTTCATTGCCCTGGCGGCCGTTGCCATCGCCGGCGCCATGCTGATCTTCGGCGGCGAGCTGAACGATTTCGCCCGGCGACTTTGCTATGTGGCGCTGGTCGGCGGCGTGCTCCTTGGAGCGACACAGATCGTCGCCCTTTTCGGCGCAACCGGCGCGTCGATCGGCGATGCTCCTGCACAGGCCGAGCAGCACACACCAGAACCGTCTGTTTCAGCGACCAAAGCGGGGGAGGGGGCCCATGGCTGA
- the trbB gene encoding P-type conjugative transfer ATPase TrbB: MTQLRSHPRLVRKLQDALGDQLCIALNDATVVEILLNPDGRLFIERLGHGMSPAGAMTPAAAEVVIGSVAHALQSEADDKRPIISGELPIGGHRFEGLLPPVVSSPAFTIRRRASRLIPLDDYVSSKVMTEAQASAIRSAIDARMNIVISGGTGSGKTTLANAIIAEIVAAAPEDRMVILEDTPEIQCAAENAVCLHTSDTIDMARLLKSTMRLRPDRIIVGEVRDGAALTLLKAWNTGHPGGVTTIHSNTAISALRRLEQLTAEASQQPMQEVIGEAVDLVVSIERTGKGRRVREVIHIEGYRNGRYQTEHYAQIDEDSHVA, from the coding sequence GTGACCCAGCTTCGCTCCCACCCGCGCCTGGTCCGCAAACTCCAGGACGCGCTTGGCGACCAGCTTTGCATCGCGCTCAACGATGCGACAGTCGTCGAGATCTTGCTCAATCCTGATGGCCGGTTGTTCATCGAACGGCTCGGGCACGGCATGTCCCCAGCCGGTGCGATGACACCAGCGGCCGCGGAAGTGGTCATTGGCAGCGTCGCTCACGCGCTGCAGTCGGAAGCAGACGACAAGCGCCCGATCATCTCCGGCGAATTGCCGATCGGTGGCCATCGCTTCGAAGGGCTGCTTCCGCCCGTCGTCTCCAGCCCTGCCTTCACGATCCGTCGTCGCGCCTCGCGTCTCATCCCGCTCGACGACTACGTATCCTCGAAGGTGATGACGGAGGCGCAAGCGTCTGCCATCCGCAGCGCGATTGACGCCCGCATGAACATCGTCATTTCCGGGGGCACCGGCTCCGGCAAGACGACGCTCGCTAACGCAATCATCGCCGAGATCGTCGCGGCCGCACCCGAGGATCGTATGGTGATCCTCGAAGACACTCCCGAAATCCAGTGCGCTGCCGAAAATGCTGTCTGCCTGCATACCAGCGACACGATCGATATGGCGCGATTGCTGAAAAGCACCATGCGACTTCGGCCCGACCGCATCATCGTCGGCGAGGTCCGCGACGGAGCAGCTCTCACGCTCCTGAAAGCCTGGAACACTGGCCATCCCGGAGGGGTCACCACCATCCACTCCAACACTGCAATATCGGCGCTACGGCGGCTGGAACAGCTGACGGCTGAAGCGAGCCAGCAGCCAATGCAGGAGGTGATCGGGGAGGCGGTCGATCTCGTGGTCTCGATCGAGCGGACGGGGAAGGGGAGGCGGGTCCGCGAGGTGATCCACATCGAGGGGTACCGAAACGGCCGATACCAGACCGAGCACTACGCACAGATCGACGAGGACAGTCATGTCGCATAA